From one Geoalkalibacter halelectricus genomic stretch:
- a CDS encoding cytochrome c family protein codes for MKKRSLFLIMSLLLAGPLMLAGCGSDSGDLPVPTDQVELSGVFAGPDSCVLCHLDIHSEWKDSWHTLKATYGPAFEGQNAGLKNVNPWTIENWDKLLAHMILDQVGSSTAENSFRDANRDELGGLLAFRNNDLILTADTFDLEEDVAIVVGATRKQRYAVYYDGSEVESAYLAYTRNGGIRYEIMTEETWAAGGGNGNLPLLAGEVLYKPGDPSSGTPKLFTFPGNKDRAGYNFLFIEVQLDREVLRASPNNYSEHRSWQERCIGCHTTGFDPKAWNDAKEEFKEGERDHLKDLFIADIRISCESCHGPGARHARTARAEHIIHPDKLTGEHRKMVCEQCHTRTNGNTMFGGGANDNRGFVLGEHVYTDVMDYVRPAWGEGSRAVSADGKGRRDHQQDMDIRLSEYIHLEIEGKQQSFHGGQACFDCHNAHGVGSRGSLANTNLLRTTTEVFNGTLRLKDTRQNMCANCHGGTTAILDIFNGAAGWPAYGNDWDDNPSFFGGNGGRSARKSHVFSSVFYVDNGEIKRRSLGLEPEDYIWAVKDGVYNAIWPWEVKLYTEEPIAERYQGYEIVYGPKP; via the coding sequence ATGAAGAAAAGAAGCTTGTTTTTGATTATGTCTCTGCTGCTTGCGGGTCCACTGATGCTCGCCGGTTGCGGATCCGATTCGGGAGATCTGCCTGTCCCTACGGATCAGGTGGAATTGTCCGGCGTCTTTGCCGGTCCAGATTCATGCGTGCTTTGCCATTTGGATATTCATTCGGAATGGAAAGATAGTTGGCACACCCTGAAAGCCACCTATGGCCCGGCTTTCGAGGGCCAGAATGCCGGCCTTAAAAACGTCAACCCCTGGACGATCGAAAATTGGGACAAATTGTTGGCACACATGATCCTGGACCAGGTGGGGTCGAGTACCGCCGAGAATTCCTTTCGCGATGCCAATCGTGACGAGCTCGGCGGCCTTTTAGCTTTTAGAAATAATGATCTTATCCTTACCGCAGACACCTTTGACCTTGAGGAGGACGTGGCCATCGTCGTCGGCGCCACCCGCAAGCAGCGTTATGCCGTTTATTACGACGGCAGCGAGGTAGAAAGTGCTTATCTGGCCTATACCCGCAACGGCGGGATCCGCTATGAAATAATGACCGAAGAAACTTGGGCTGCGGGGGGAGGCAATGGGAATCTGCCCCTGCTAGCTGGTGAAGTGCTCTATAAACCGGGTGATCCGAGTAGCGGAACGCCGAAACTTTTCACCTTCCCGGGCAATAAAGACCGCGCCGGCTATAACTTTCTGTTTATCGAAGTGCAACTCGATCGGGAGGTTTTGCGTGCCAGCCCCAACAATTACAGCGAACACCGCTCGTGGCAGGAGCGCTGCATAGGCTGCCACACCACGGGTTTTGACCCTAAAGCCTGGAACGATGCCAAGGAAGAATTCAAAGAGGGGGAACGTGACCACCTCAAGGATCTGTTTATCGCCGATATCCGCATATCCTGCGAATCCTGTCACGGCCCCGGTGCGCGGCACGCCAGGACCGCTCGGGCGGAACACATCATTCATCCGGACAAGCTGACCGGCGAACACCGCAAGATGGTCTGCGAGCAGTGCCACACCCGGACCAACGGTAACACCATGTTTGGCGGTGGTGCGAACGACAATCGCGGTTTCGTGCTCGGAGAGCATGTCTATACCGACGTCATGGATTATGTCCGGCCCGCCTGGGGCGAGGGCAGCCGCGCGGTCTCAGCCGACGGCAAGGGACGCCGCGACCATCAGCAGGATATGGATATTCGTCTGAGCGAATATATCCACCTTGAAATCGAGGGCAAGCAACAGTCCTTCCACGGTGGTCAGGCTTGCTTTGATTGCCACAACGCCCACGGCGTAGGAAGCAGGGGCAGCCTTGCGAACACAAACCTGCTGCGCACAACTACAGAGGTTTTCAATGGAACCCTGCGTCTCAAGGACACCCGCCAAAACATGTGCGCAAATTGTCACGGCGGCACCACCGCCATCCTCGATATTTTCAATGGTGCTGCAGGGTGGCCGGCTTATGGTAACGACTGGGACGACAACCCATCATTCTTTGGTGGTAATGGGGGCCGTAGTGCCAGAAAGTCCCATGTCTTCTCCTCAGTGTTTTATGTCGACAACGGCGAAATCAAGCGCAGAAGCTTGGGGCTTGAGCCGGAGGATTATATCTGGGCCGTCAAGGACGGGGTTTACAACGCTATTTGGCCCTGGGAGGTCAAGCTGTACACGGAAGAGCCCATTGCTGAAAGGTACCAAGGGTACGAAATTGTGTATGGCCCTAAACCTTAA
- a CDS encoding cytochrome c3 family protein produces MTRKVLLSLVLLLVSASLVWGMRFDHRAHLEDYFPGISCDACHLPDAPSIIPDKAVCLDCHDPEYGEMTTLGAIKTHGPVWALNHRSEAKSGAMDCAACHQQSFCLDCHKAGFADEQGDFGNAMINVHSSDFHITHPIAARTNQQLCASCHESSFCMDCHADFRGRTGRASGPSHARTFAFRDGSNFHAGAPAGNCDQCHTTDTVAPSFHEWSLGHAREARRSLATCQSCHPGGDVCLNCHGMGGINPHGKGWRDRAGRLKNASNAKTCNQCHL; encoded by the coding sequence ATGACGCGTAAAGTACTCTTGAGCCTCGTGCTGCTGCTGGTGAGCGCAAGCCTGGTCTGGGGCATGCGTTTCGACCACCGCGCCCATCTCGAGGATTACTTCCCGGGCATCTCCTGCGATGCCTGCCATCTGCCCGATGCCCCGAGCATCATTCCCGACAAGGCCGTGTGTCTGGATTGCCACGATCCCGAGTACGGCGAGATGACCACCCTGGGCGCCATCAAGACCCATGGTCCGGTGTGGGCACTCAACCACCGCAGCGAAGCCAAAAGCGGCGCCATGGACTGCGCGGCCTGCCACCAGCAGAGCTTCTGCCTCGATTGCCACAAAGCCGGCTTCGCCGATGAGCAGGGCGATTTCGGCAACGCCATGATCAACGTGCACAGCAGCGACTTCCACATCACCCATCCCATCGCCGCGCGCACCAACCAGCAACTCTGCGCGAGTTGCCACGAGTCGAGCTTCTGCATGGACTGCCACGCCGATTTCCGCGGCCGCACCGGTCGCGCGAGCGGGCCTTCCCATGCGCGCACCTTCGCGTTTCGTGATGGTAGTAACTTCCATGCGGGAGCACCGGCCGGAAATTGTGACCAATGCCATACCACCGATACCGTTGCTCCGAGTTTTCACGAATGGTCGCTCGGGCATGCCCGCGAAGCACGGCGCAGTTTGGCAACCTGCCAATCTTGCCACCCCGGCGGCGATGTCTGCCTCAACTGCCACGGCATGGGTGGCATTAATCCCCATGGCAAGGGATGGAGGGATAGAGCGGGGAGGCTAAAGAACGCAAGCAACGCCAAAACCTGCAACCAATGTCACCTGTAA
- a CDS encoding LPS-assembly protein LptD: MKIWQGLTCALALATLALWPVGDALGAKVSGRTSTVVEWFDSANEHTIVPVFQYLQLNVLDIADQGYDFRMYGRLGDDLAGERNASAKSRLYFAYVEKQGLFLDTLDARLGRQFITTTAGASLMDGLRLDYGFLDNYRLSVFGGGDVTYYEGYNAKDAIVGGEIAGAFFDKSLHLGLSYVSKWDGGNLGQELFGLNAELDLFEALHLYSETQYDYLSDRVSYFLLGAKYYQNPRWNARLEYLYSLPVFSATSIFSVFAVDEYEEILAELNYTIVPGWRAFGRYTHEIYPEFSNANVFEAGIEKLRTARWAGYLSGVYRSDSDGQDLRGFKARGSYLFNQRVLAGAGLEVDVFDRQINFFDIDSGKDETTAKRFWVDGTVFITRAVNLQAKVERIESDLWDYYNRGRIRLNVLF; the protein is encoded by the coding sequence ATGAAAATTTGGCAAGGGCTCACATGCGCTCTGGCATTGGCCACCCTGGCCCTGTGGCCGGTCGGCGACGCCCTGGGGGCCAAGGTATCCGGCCGCACCAGCACGGTTGTCGAATGGTTCGACAGCGCCAACGAGCACACCATCGTTCCGGTCTTTCAGTATCTGCAACTCAACGTCCTCGACATCGCCGACCAGGGCTATGACTTTCGCATGTACGGACGCCTCGGCGACGATCTGGCCGGCGAGCGCAACGCCTCGGCGAAAAGCCGGCTGTACTTCGCCTATGTGGAAAAACAGGGTCTGTTTCTCGACACCCTGGACGCGCGGCTGGGCCGCCAGTTCATCACCACCACCGCGGGCGCCTCGCTCATGGACGGTCTGCGTCTCGACTACGGCTTTCTCGACAACTACCGCCTGAGTGTGTTCGGCGGTGGCGACGTGACCTACTACGAGGGCTACAACGCCAAGGACGCCATCGTCGGCGGCGAGATCGCCGGCGCCTTCTTCGACAAGAGCCTGCACCTGGGCCTCTCCTACGTCTCCAAGTGGGACGGCGGCAATCTCGGCCAGGAACTCTTCGGCCTCAACGCCGAACTCGACCTGTTCGAAGCCCTGCATCTCTACAGCGAAACCCAGTACGATTATCTCTCCGATCGCGTGAGCTACTTCCTGCTCGGCGCCAAGTACTATCAGAATCCCCGCTGGAACGCGCGCCTTGAGTATCTCTACTCCCTGCCGGTGTTCTCTGCCACCTCCATCTTCTCGGTGTTCGCGGTGGACGAGTACGAGGAAATCCTCGCCGAACTCAACTACACCATCGTTCCGGGCTGGCGCGCCTTTGGCCGCTACACCCACGAGATCTATCCTGAATTCTCCAACGCCAACGTCTTTGAGGCCGGTATCGAGAAGCTGCGCACCGCGCGCTGGGCCGGTTATCTCTCCGGGGTTTACCGCAGCGACAGCGACGGGCAGGATCTGCGCGGCTTCAAGGCGCGCGGCTCGTATCTGTTCAACCAGCGCGTGCTCGCCGGCGCGGGGCTTGAGGTCGATGTCTTTGATCGCCAGATCAACTTCTTCGACATCGACTCCGGCAAGGACGAAACCACCGCCAAGCGCTTCTGGGTCGACGGCACGGTGTTCATCACCCGCGCGGTCAACCTGCAGGCCAAGGTGGAGCGGATCGAGAGCGATCTGTGGGATTACTACAACCGCGGTCGCATCCGCCTCAACGTTCTCTTTTAA
- a CDS encoding Ig-like domain-containing protein → MRRFAAALLLILSSWFFGGCGESDDPTAPNTFTPLTAIEISAPLTRLAQGTSTPLRATGNFSGRFNRDITADVLWSSDNPEVAEVSNQSPTRGRVTALTPGSVLIRAELDGISETIEISVTDDPITGLVIEPDQVEVPQGLSRQLKAVGSFAGGDQDLTFDVVWSSQNSAVAEVSNALDAKGLLRGIAPGDTQVSAAFDGTEATLAVTVTEAQLQSLRIAPTDPTLANLVIFDFEAIGTFSSGEELDLTNDAQWSSGNTATARVGNTQPDKGRVTTLVPGTTTITARLSDLTAVNNLNVVGSPAVGLSLTPSQPILALDTSLQMEARALLQTGGTREVSELVTWTSSSPNVATISNAPGQRGLIRAQSAGEAQILAVLGEFEVDVRLVVSATNFSALEIVPLEALALPLGTSHMFSVRGVFPNGTRQDITRDATWSSSAPNIAEVRNEEPEKGRVQGMAVGDTQIQVVFGNLNQQRSLRVENLHLEDLNLSPTNRRLTAGQTLQFTATGRFSDGLNRDLTRDATWSSSQSDIAAISNERAFQGLALGLRLGQTLIRARFNDVEIETPLLVDTAP, encoded by the coding sequence ATGCGCCGTTTCGCCGCTGCCTTGCTGCTGATATTGAGTTCCTGGTTCTTCGGGGGCTGCGGTGAAAGCGACGACCCGACGGCGCCCAACACCTTCACGCCCCTCACCGCCATCGAGATTTCCGCGCCGCTCACCCGTCTCGCCCAGGGCACTTCCACGCCCCTGAGGGCCACCGGCAATTTTTCCGGTCGCTTCAATCGCGACATCACCGCCGACGTGCTCTGGTCCTCCGACAATCCAGAGGTGGCCGAGGTCAGCAATCAATCCCCTACGCGCGGCCGAGTGACCGCACTGACCCCCGGCAGTGTCCTGATCCGCGCCGAGCTTGACGGCATCAGCGAAACCATTGAGATCTCAGTGACCGATGATCCCATCACCGGCCTGGTGATTGAGCCGGACCAGGTCGAAGTGCCCCAAGGACTCAGCAGACAACTTAAAGCGGTTGGCTCCTTTGCCGGCGGCGACCAGGATCTGACCTTTGATGTCGTCTGGTCATCCCAGAATTCAGCCGTCGCCGAGGTTTCCAACGCTCTTGATGCCAAGGGTCTGTTGCGGGGCATAGCCCCCGGAGATACCCAGGTCAGCGCCGCTTTCGACGGGACCGAAGCGACGCTTGCGGTGACGGTGACGGAAGCACAGCTCCAAAGCCTGCGGATCGCACCCACTGATCCGACCCTGGCCAATCTGGTCATCTTTGATTTTGAGGCCATCGGTACCTTTTCTTCCGGTGAAGAACTCGACCTCACCAACGATGCCCAATGGTCCTCGGGCAACACCGCCACCGCACGCGTCGGCAACACACAGCCGGACAAGGGCCGGGTCACCACCCTCGTCCCCGGTACCACAACCATCACCGCGCGTCTTTCAGACCTCACCGCCGTGAACAATCTCAACGTGGTCGGCTCACCGGCCGTCGGCCTGAGCCTGACCCCCAGCCAGCCGATCTTGGCCCTTGACACCAGCCTGCAAATGGAAGCCCGCGCGTTGCTTCAAACCGGCGGCACCCGGGAGGTTTCGGAACTCGTGACCTGGACCTCATCCTCCCCCAATGTCGCCACTATCAGCAACGCTCCCGGTCAGCGCGGCCTGATTCGGGCGCAGAGTGCCGGCGAAGCGCAAATATTGGCCGTTCTGGGCGAGTTTGAGGTTGATGTGCGCCTTGTGGTCAGTGCCACCAACTTTAGCGCGCTGGAAATTGTTCCCCTCGAAGCCTTGGCGCTGCCCCTCGGTACCTCGCACATGTTCAGTGTGCGTGGGGTTTTTCCCAACGGCACACGGCAGGACATCACCCGCGACGCAACTTGGAGCAGCAGCGCACCCAACATTGCCGAGGTGCGCAACGAGGAGCCCGAAAAAGGCCGGGTGCAAGGGATGGCCGTTGGGGATACGCAGATCCAGGTTGTCTTCGGCAACCTCAATCAACAGCGCAGTCTGAGAGTTGAGAATCTCCATCTGGAAGATTTGAATCTTTCGCCGACCAACCGTCGCCTCACCGCGGGACAAACCCTGCAATTCACCGCAACGGGCCGCTTCAGCGATGGCCTGAACCGTGACCTCACCCGCGACGCGACCTGGTCGAGCAGCCAATCCGATATTGCTGCGATCAGCAACGAACGCGCCTTTCAGGGCCTGGCCCTCGGCCTGAGGCTCGGGCAAACGCTGATCCGAGCCCGATTCAACGACGTTGAAATCGAAACGCCCCTCCTCGTTGACACTGCTCCTTAG
- a CDS encoding outer membrane protein, with amino-acid sequence MPARVLRLTLLLLVLTAVPLHAAEEGFYLSAWGGGTLLDEAKVRGQQGSFNVDFDGGTAFGAALGYDFADRYPQIGQGRMELEWSYRSNSLKDARFTDSRLVADGDITVWSLMVNSFAEFHGTRPWLPYIGLGGGYARLSVDNARLAGDPLGDDSDDVFAYQFGGGLGYQINNQLTLDLGYRYFATLDATLRLADQSSVDWNYRAHTLLLGLRLTFR; translated from the coding sequence ATGCCCGCACGCGTTCTCCGCTTGACACTTTTGCTGCTTGTGCTGACGGCTGTGCCCCTTCACGCAGCCGAGGAAGGGTTTTATCTCAGCGCCTGGGGCGGCGGCACCTTGCTCGACGAAGCCAAGGTGCGCGGGCAGCAGGGCAGCTTCAATGTGGATTTCGACGGCGGCACCGCCTTCGGCGCCGCCCTTGGCTACGATTTCGCCGACCGCTACCCGCAGATCGGCCAGGGCCGCATGGAATTGGAATGGAGCTACCGCAGCAACTCCCTCAAGGACGCGCGCTTTACCGACAGTCGACTGGTCGCCGACGGCGATATCACCGTGTGGAGCCTCATGGTCAACAGCTTCGCAGAGTTTCACGGCACCCGCCCCTGGCTGCCCTACATCGGTCTCGGCGGCGGCTATGCGCGCCTCTCCGTGGACAACGCACGCCTCGCCGGCGACCCTCTCGGCGATGACAGTGACGACGTCTTCGCCTACCAATTCGGCGGCGGGCTCGGCTACCAGATCAACAACCAACTCACCCTCGACCTCGGCTACCGCTATTTCGCCACCCTCGACGCCACCCTGCGCCTCGCCGACCAATCCAGCGTCGACTGGAATTATCGCGCCCACACCCTGCTCCTCGGTCTGCGCCTGACTTTCCGCTAG
- a CDS encoding response regulator: MEKILVVDDDQDLRESMMEILQGAGFAVAGRGRAEQALTLLADEPFAVVLLDLVMPGMNGMEALSRIRELAPGTRVIMITAFSTTENAVDAMRQGASDYLVKPFRGEELLAAVKRVLEEARFEECGAAADTETALNCLANALRRQILFGLRACGPLRFMEICRHLDISDHTKVNFHLKVLREAGFIDQDQKLYQLTARGRQVLECVQFLMRRLGS; encoded by the coding sequence GTGGAAAAAATTTTGGTAGTGGATGACGACCAGGATTTGCGTGAAAGCATGATGGAAATTCTGCAAGGCGCGGGCTTCGCCGTTGCTGGGCGGGGGCGCGCCGAGCAGGCTTTGACGCTTCTGGCCGATGAACCCTTCGCTGTAGTACTTCTCGATCTGGTCATGCCGGGCATGAACGGCATGGAGGCCCTGTCGCGCATTCGCGAGCTGGCGCCGGGAACCAGGGTCATCATGATCACCGCCTTTTCCACCACGGAAAACGCCGTGGACGCCATGCGCCAGGGGGCCAGTGATTATCTGGTCAAGCCCTTTCGGGGTGAGGAGTTGCTCGCCGCGGTCAAGCGCGTTCTCGAGGAAGCCAGGTTCGAGGAATGTGGCGCCGCCGCGGACACCGAAACTGCCTTGAACTGCCTGGCCAATGCCCTGCGGCGGCAGATTTTATTCGGCCTCCGAGCCTGCGGGCCCCTGCGGTTCATGGAGATCTGCCGGCACCTGGACATCTCCGATCACACCAAGGTCAATTTCCACCTCAAGGTCCTGCGCGAGGCCGGTTTCATCGATCAGGATCAGAAGCTCTATCAACTCACCGCGCGCGGCCGCCAGGTTCTGGAATGCGTGCAGTTTCTCATGCGCCGCCTTGGTTCCTAG
- the pap gene encoding polyphosphate:AMP phosphotransferase has product MFQSAELGHRLEKKAYEEQVPRLREALLEAQMELGDKAQFPVILVLAGVEGAGKGETLKILNEWMDPRFIAGHALGPPSDEERERPPMWRYWRRLPPKGRIGIFLGSWYTQPILARTYERCGHAELDQAMDRILRFERMLADEGALILKVWLHLSQQAQRERFTELESKKATRWRVTPEDWRQHEHYDALRRAAEHALRQTSTADAPWLVVEGADPRYRHLAVGQALLAALQQRLAAAPPAHSRQPAPPALPAINGLTLVQSLDLSKQLAKKDYDQQLEKYQGRLNLLLRKRAFAKKSLILVFEGFDAAGKGGAIRRVTAALDARRYRILPIAAPSDEERAQPYLWRFWRHLPRHGRVAIFDRSWYGRVLVERVEGYCEVADWMRAYGEINDFEEQLVRNGAMVAKFFLVIDKDEQLKRFKAREQTNFKRFKITEEDWRNREKWDDYEQAVCDMVERTSSEIAPWTLIEANDKRFARVKVLKTLCKLLEEKL; this is encoded by the coding sequence ATGTTTCAATCCGCCGAACTCGGCCATCGCCTGGAAAAGAAAGCCTATGAGGAACAGGTGCCCCGGTTGCGCGAGGCGCTGCTGGAGGCGCAGATGGAGTTGGGAGACAAAGCGCAGTTTCCGGTGATTCTGGTGCTGGCCGGAGTGGAGGGCGCGGGCAAGGGCGAAACTCTTAAGATTCTCAATGAATGGATGGACCCGCGCTTCATCGCCGGCCACGCCCTGGGTCCCCCCAGCGACGAGGAACGCGAACGCCCGCCCATGTGGCGCTACTGGCGTCGGCTGCCGCCCAAGGGCAGGATCGGCATCTTTCTCGGCAGCTGGTACACCCAGCCGATATTGGCCCGTACTTACGAGCGCTGCGGCCATGCCGAGCTCGACCAGGCCATGGACCGCATTCTGCGTTTCGAGCGCATGCTCGCCGATGAGGGCGCGCTGATCCTCAAGGTCTGGCTTCATCTCTCTCAGCAGGCCCAGCGCGAGCGCTTCACCGAGTTGGAAAGCAAAAAAGCCACGCGCTGGCGCGTAACACCCGAGGACTGGCGCCAGCATGAGCACTACGACGCCCTGCGCCGCGCTGCCGAGCACGCCCTGCGTCAAACCAGTACTGCCGACGCGCCCTGGCTGGTGGTGGAGGGCGCCGATCCACGCTATCGCCACCTGGCCGTGGGCCAGGCCCTGCTCGCCGCCCTCCAGCAGCGTCTGGCCGCCGCGCCGCCGGCCCATTCGCGCCAGCCCGCCCCCCCGGCCCTTCCGGCCATCAACGGCCTGACCCTGGTGCAAAGCCTCGACCTTTCCAAGCAATTGGCCAAAAAGGATTATGACCAGCAACTGGAAAAGTACCAGGGCCGCCTCAACCTGCTGCTGCGCAAACGGGCCTTTGCCAAGAAGTCGCTGATCCTGGTCTTCGAGGGCTTCGACGCCGCCGGAAAGGGCGGTGCGATCCGGCGCGTGACCGCGGCCCTCGACGCGCGCCGATATCGGATTTTGCCCATCGCCGCGCCGAGCGACGAGGAACGCGCCCAGCCCTACCTGTGGCGCTTCTGGCGGCACCTGCCGCGCCACGGCCGGGTCGCCATCTTCGATCGCTCCTGGTATGGCCGGGTGCTGGTCGAGCGCGTCGAAGGCTATTGCGAGGTCGCCGACTGGATGCGCGCCTACGGCGAAATCAACGACTTCGAGGAGCAACTGGTGCGCAACGGAGCGATGGTGGCCAAATTCTTTCTCGTTATCGACAAGGATGAGCAACTTAAACGCTTCAAGGCCCGTGAACAGACCAACTTCAAGCGTTTCAAGATCACCGAGGAGGATTGGCGCAACCGCGAGAAATGGGACGATTACGAACAGGCAGTGTGCGACATGGTGGAGCGCACCTCCAGCGAGATCGCGCCCTGGACGCTGATCGAAGCCAACGACAAGCGCTTCGCGCGCGTGAAAGTGCTCAAGACGTTGTGCAAGTTGTTGGAGGAGAAACTCTAA